The Nymphaea colorata isolate Beijing-Zhang1983 chromosome 5, ASM883128v2, whole genome shotgun sequence DNA segment AGGTATGGCTCATCTTTTATAGCTTGTCCTATGTCAACCAAAAGAATCTTTCATTTGTGGTTAATATAGTTTTGTCATGTTACCAACCAAGGCACTAAcacctcttcttttttaattgttaaaaaaatgtgGGTGCCAACAAAAATTCAGGCTCACCTACTCATGGTCATGGTTCACAAATCCAGGAATTCCAAAGCGCTCACGGGCATACGTGGGTGACTTGCATGCGTGCATGTGTCTGTGTGTTTGGAGTTCCAGAATAACATTTCAACATAAAACTCAGTTAACTTTCTTTGATCTTTCTAAAGGAAACTTATTCTGACTTGTGGAAGACAAAGTGGGCAGCCCCTGGTTAACTCAGAAATGAACCCAAACCTGTCGGCGAGTTCATTAAAGCATAACCTGCACTTTGCGGCACAATGTTCGGTTGTCATTCACCTGCAACATGCTAAAGTGCTGCTGCCATGGggattcgagctcgagcctaGTGGACCCAGTTGGCAGCTGGGTCAAGCAAGGCTCGGACCCACTTGGCCTGCAAATCCGACCCATCGAGCCAACCGACACATAGCAGCAGGCACGCCACCTCTGGTTTCACATTTTAGACAAAAGTGTTCAGAGTCATGAAAGGGTCATATCAAAGGTGCCTAACCTACTTTTAGAGATATGCTTGGGAAATCATGATATCTCATCTCTGTGGGGGCTGCTGGTTCCCATTCTACACCTACTTATTGACGCTTCTTCATCTGAACTGCTTCTTGAAAACATTCCTTTGTGGGCATCTCTTCTGATTCAATAATTCTCACTCTTCTGGAGTGCAAAGCAAACATCAGCTTCCCCTACCGGCACCACCaacctcctcctctctctctgtgtgtgctTAAGCCGCCTTTTTTATTCAAGCATGGCTACCACTGATCCACTGACATGATAGATTGCATCTGATCATGGCTCTATCAAGGCCTGCGTTTAGTTTCTTCCGCTGCCTGGTTCTCCTTTTCCTCCAATTTGGTCTCTGCTGCACCACAAGCAAAGCTTCATGTTTTCCGCAGCAGAAAGCAGAGACAAAGCTTACGAGGAGAAGGAGAGGTGTGTTGAAGCAGGCTGTCTTCATCAGTCCATGGCCATATCTCAAGAGGCTGTGGCTCTCCTACAGGACGCGGAAAGAGGCACCTGTGAAAAGAAAGGATGGCGATAAACTCCGTTCTCCAGAACACGAAGCCAAGAGCAGAACTACCAACGTGccccaaaagagaaaaagctcTGTTTCTCTGCAGGACTTCCATGGCTCACCAGTTTCTCAGAAAACAGAAGCTTCTTCACTCAGAACGAATGCCCATCCATGCACAATGTGTGGTGAGGTTTTCCCCAAGACCCATCTCCTAGATCACCACCAAGCAATCAAACACGCGGTTTCAGAGCTTAATGAGGGAGATTCAGGAAGAAACGTCGTTCAGATCATCTTTGAGACAAATTGGATGAAGAGGGAGAGACGTCCACAAATTGTGAGGATACTCAAGATACACAACAGTCCTAAAATTCTCCGCAGGTTTGAGGAGTACAGGGAGTTGGTGAAAGCGAGAGCATCGAGAGCAGGGAGCAGGAGGCAGCAGAGGTGCTTGGTCGATGGCAATGAACTGCTGAGGTTTCACTGCTCAACGTTCAGTTGTCCTCTTGGTTACAGAGGAGGCACCAGCCTCTGCAACAGGCAGTTTTGCAGTGTCTGTGGGATCATAAGATCGGGGTTCTCTTCAAAACTGGATGGGATCTGCACGTATTCAAGCAGTGATAAGGCGCACGAATCCATTAGCGAAGATCTGGAGGAGGAGTTCTCGTTCATGGAGGTTAGGAGGGCGATCCTCGTCTGCAGGGTGATTGCTGGTCGAGTTGCAGGGGCCCAAGAGCTTGAATTGAAGAACAGCTATGACTCTGTGACTGGGAATGCAGGGGATTTCTCAGGTTTGGAAGAGTTGTATGTGTTCAGTCCCAGAGCCATTCTTCCCTGCTTTGTGATCATCTATAATATGTGAGCAACTCCTTCGATTGTCTCTCTTTTGTTGTTTGGTCATTTCGTTGGATATGGTTTAACAGTTTCTTTAGCTTGTATACCACCTTGCCATCCATGGTGGATCTCCTTAGCAGACTAAGGGCACTTGTAAATTCTCCATGAGAAATGTTTttgcacgtgtgtgtgtgtgtgtgtttgcttATGTGCaggtgtatgtgtgtgtgcatgagcTTGTGAGAGAGAGCCAATTGTACCTAGAAACCCACAAGAATTGAACTGGTGACAGACCTTCACTTATCACCTATCACTTACCATAAGTTATTtgaagagagaggaagagagagagagagacctaaCTGTATTAGCTCCAAAACAGTAACTCTGAACCCAAATCGGCACCTCTTCACCTCTTCAATACTATCAAGATAATACTCTAGAATCAAACCATGGATGTGATTAATACATGCCACACACCAAGATTGGTTGCGCTACccatcacagagagagagagagagagagagagagagagaagatagtCTCGGAGATACTCGGGTCAGTTAAGATGGTTGCGTCTTTGATCCGAAAGGATCCTATGCGGATCTTTCATCAGAGgttttattagaaaaaatattCATCGAGCTCTGCCACCTCTTGATTTTATTCAATGGCTTGAAACtttaaagaggaagaaggaaagaacaagGATAGTGCAATAAAATAATGTAGTACTATCTTCTCgctttattttattcttaattGTACTCAAAATTTAATTGGACGGTAGTCAGATAGGTAGGGAAAGGGGTGGCggtataaaatttattttaaatcatGTTCGGCCCGTTTATAAACCATGTAGGTCCAACCTAAATATTTAATggaatctttctctttttaatttcaCGTGGATCTGGATCAATTCATACCAAGCAGTTAAAGACTTTCATAAAACCTTGATTGGTTGTTTCATAATGAAAATGGCGTAAGcgtgttttcatattttagaaAGATCAGATGTTAATAAAGGTTGTATCATGAATTTAGACTGCAACTTTTGCGTGAGAAGTTGGAGGTCAATTCATTGGGGTCTCGCGTCTGCCATGCTTCAATTTGCATATAAATGACTTTACAAAACAAGACAATGATGCTTAAGTAGATTGCAAGTCTTCACATACACATTCCATtatctttattttgattttcttttagtGTAGTTGATTCCGCACCTTAGAAGGTGTTTGATTGCCTTTGATCTACTCTCTAATATATTCTAATGAAATTTAAAATCAGAAC contains these protein-coding regions:
- the LOC116253994 gene encoding uncharacterized protein LOC116253994 gives rise to the protein MALSRPAFSFFRCLVLLFLQFGLCCTTSKASCFPQQKAETKLTRRRRGVLKQAVFISPWPYLKRLWLSYRTRKEAPVKRKDGDKLRSPEHEAKSRTTNVPQKRKSSVSLQDFHGSPVSQKTEASSLRTNAHPCTMCGEVFPKTHLLDHHQAIKHAVSELNEGDSGRNVVQIIFETNWMKRERRPQIVRILKIHNSPKILRRFEEYRELVKARASRAGSRRQQRCLVDGNELLRFHCSTFSCPLGYRGGTSLCNRQFCSVCGIIRSGFSSKLDGICTYSSSDKAHESISEDLEEEFSFMEVRRAILVCRVIAGRVAGAQELELKNSYDSVTGNAGDFSGLEELYVFSPRAILPCFVIIYNM